One part of the Prunus persica cultivar Lovell chromosome G5, Prunus_persica_NCBIv2, whole genome shotgun sequence genome encodes these proteins:
- the LOC18778019 gene encoding uncharacterized protein LOC18778019 isoform X2 — MVSTRRSGSLSGNNSKRSSSSEDKPPSPKRHKVENGGASEKVTPEVDNSKELCTPPPAAADPGECGLGDVPAAGDGVTSGKTDAATQAVSVTPPIAEGSTPVVEKPRSAFSSWSFYQKQSPSFETSTPWCKLLSQSGQNLNIPISTMNFTIGANRQCNFTLKDQTISGFLCKIRRTQREGGAVAVLESTGSKGSVQVNGTNVKKGNSCMLNPGDEVVFGSLGNHAYIFQLLLTEAAVKSSEVQSGIGKFLHMERRAGDPSAVAGASILASLSLRPEPSRWKPAAQTTSKVHPGADVPAQSVVQDGNEVELDGLESSSTPNRPADKAEDIGAIDKNLTLDSNHDSGIEAGNVLEERNEWARDSQSASTSGMSLRCAVFKDGIHAGILDGKSIDVSFDNFPYYLSENTKNVLIAASFIHLKHKEHVKYTSELTTVNPRILLSGPAGSEIYQEMLAKALAQYFGAKLLIFDSHSFLGGLSSKEAELLKDGFNAEKLCSLTKQSPTPTDVAKNTDASASETEAPSSSNAPSNGLESQPKMEIDTIPSSSGTSKNFLFKIGDRVKFIGSSSGALYTAASSSRGPASGTRGEVVLLFEDNPLSKVGIRFDKPIPDGVDLGGLCKGNGFFCNVSDLRLENNGVEDLDKLLINTLFEAVLSESRSSPFILFMKDAEKSLVGNSDSFSTFRARLDKLPDNVVVIGSHTHTDNRKEKSHPGGLLFTKFGSNQTALLDLAFPDSFGRLHERGKEVPKATKLLTKLFPNKVTIHMPQDEALLVSWKQQLDRDAETLKMKGNLNLLRTVLGRCGIECEGLETLCIKDQTLTNESSEKVVGWALSHHLMQNPEADPQEKVVLSGESIQYGLEILQAIQNETKSLKKSLKDVVTENEFEKRLLADVIPPSDIGVTFDDIGALENVKDTLKELVMLPLQRPELFCKGQLTKPCKGILLFGPPGTGKTMLAKAVATEAGANFINISMSSITSKWFGEGEKYVKAVFSLASKIAPSVVFVDEVDSMLGRRENPGEHEAMRKMKNEFMVNWDGLRTKEAERVLVLAATNRPFDLDEAVIRRLPRRLMVNLPDAPNRAKILKVILAKEDLSPSIDFDAIASMTDGYSGSDLKNLCVTAAHRPIKEILEKEKKEHAVAVAEGKPAPALSGSADIRSLNMDDFKDAHERVCASVSSESVNMTELLQWNELYGEGGSRRKKALSYFM; from the exons atGGTTTCAACGAGGCGAAGTGGATCTCTCTCTGGAAATAACAGCAAACGATCGTCGTCTTCCGAGGACAAGCCTCCGTCACCAAAACGACATAAG GTCGAAAATGGCGGTGCTTCAGAGAAAGTGACGCCGGAGGTGGATAATTCGAAGGAGCTCTGTACGCCTCCTCCGGCGGCAGCCGATCCCGGAGAATGTGGTCTCGGCGATGTCCCGGCCGCCGGAGACGGCGTAACTTCTGGTAAGACCGACGCTGCTACGCAAGCTGTCTCGGTCACGCCGCCGATCGCCGAAG GGTCTACGCCTGTGGTGGAAAAGCCGAGGAGCGCATTTTCGTCCTGGAGTTTTTATCAGAAGCAGAGTCCTAGTTTCGAGACATCGACACCTTGGTGCAAGCTTTTGTCACAGTCTGGACAG AACCTAAATATTCCTATTAGCACAATGAATTTCACAATTGGTGCAAACAGACAGTGCAATTTTACTTTGAAGGATCAGACCATTAGTGGGTTTCTGTGCAAGATCAGGCGCACGCAG CGTGAGGGCGGTGCTGTAGCTGTTCTAGAAAGTACGGGAAGCAAGGGATCAGTGCAGGTAAACGGGACAAATGTCAAGAAAGGCAACAGCTGTATGCTTAACCCGGGTGATGAAGTGGTCTTTGGTTCGCTGGGCAACCATGCTTAT ATTTTTCAACTACTTCTGACTGAGGCTGCAGTTAAGAGTTCAGAGGTTCAAAGTGGTATTGGAAAATTTCTGCACATGGAAAGGAGGGCAGGAGATCCTTCAGCTGTGGCTGGGGCTTCCATACTGGCTTCTCTTAGTTTGAGGCCGGAACCATCACGATGGAAGCCTGCAGCTCAGACCACCAGTAAAGTTCACCCAGGTGCTGATGTACCAGCTCAGTCTGTTGTTCAAGATGGTAACGAAGTTGAGCTCGATGGCCTGGAAAGCAGCTCGACTCCGAACAGACCGGCTGACAAAGCTGAAGATATTGGAGCAATAGACAAGAATCTTACTCTGGACTCCAACCACGATTCTGGAATAGAGGCAGGCAAT GTATTGGAAGAAAGAAACGAGTGGGCGAGGGATTCGCAGTCAGCATCAACGTCAGGCATGTCTCTTCGGTGTGCTGTATTTAAAGACGGCATTCATGCAGGCATTCTCGATGGAAAAAGCATAGATGTTTCCTTTGATAACTTCCCATACTATTTGAg TGAGAATACGAAGAATGTGCTGATTGCAGCTTCCTTTATACATTTGAAACATAAGGAACATGTGAAGTATACCTCAGAGCTTACTACTGTGAACCCTCGCATTTTGCTCTCTGGTCCTGCAG GGTCTGAGATATATCAGGAAATGCTGGCAAAGGCCCTTGCACAATATTTTGGGGCTAAGTTGCTCATATTTGATAGCCACTCATTTTTGGGT GGTTTATCATCAAAGGAAGCTGAGCTGCTGAAGGATGGATTTAATGCAGAAAAGCTCTGCAGCTTGACCAAACAAAGCCCCACACCCACAGATGTGGCTAAAAACACTGATGCATCAGCTTCCGAAACAGAAGCACCGAGCTCTTCAAATGCACCTTCGAATGGCCTGGAATCCCAACCAAAGATGGAGATTGACACCATCCCCTCTTCCTCAGGGACATCGAAGAATTTCTTGTTTAAAATAG GTGACAGAGTAAAATTTATTGGGTCATCTTCCGGTGCCTTGTATACCGCAGCATCTTCTTCACG GGGCCCAGCAAGTGGAACCCGGGGAGAGGTTGTACTGCTTTTTGAGGACAATCCTCTGTCAAAAGTTGGCATAAGGTTTGATAAACCAATACCTGATGGTGTTGATCTTGGGGGTCTATGCAAAGGAAATGGATTTTTCTGCAATG tcTCTGATCTTCGACTGGAAAACAATGGTGTGGAAGATTTGGACAAGTTACTTATCAACACATTGTTTGAG gCTGTACTCAGTGAGAGCAGGAGTTCTCCTTTCATTTTGTTCATGAAAGATGCTGAGAAGTCCCTTGTAGGAAATTCAGATTCATTTTCCACATTCAGAGCCAGACTTGATAAGCTTCCAGATAATGTGGTTGTCATTGGTTCTCATACTCATACTGACAATCGTAAGGAGAAG TCACACCCTGGTGGTCTGCTTTTCACGAAGTTTGGTAGCAATCAAACTGCTCTTCTTGATTTGGCTTTCCCG GATAGTTTTGGAAGACTACatgagagagggaaagaggtTCCCAAGGCAACAAAACTTCTGACCAAACTCTTTCCTAACAAAGTAACCATTCATATGCCGCAG GATGAAGCACTTCTTGTCTCATGGAAGCAACAACTGGATCGAGATGCTGAAACCCTTAAAATGAAGGGAAACCTGAATCTCTTGCGCACT GTTCTCGGTCGATGTGGAATTGAATGTGAAGGACTCGAGACTCTATGCATCAAGGATCAAACACTTACTAATGAAA GTTCAGAGAAGGTAGTTGGATGGGCTTTAAGCCATCATTTAATGCAGAATCCTGAAGCTGATCCACAAGAAAAAGTAGTTTTGTCCGGTGAGAG CATCCAGTACGGACTTGAAATTTTACAGGCTATCCAGAATGAAACGAAGAGCTTGAAGAAGTCACTTAAG GATGTTGTAACtgaaaatgaatttgagaAAAGGCTTTTGGCTGATGTTATTCCTCCTAGTGACATTGGAGTTACGTTTGATGATATTGGAGCCCTTGAAAATGTGAAGGATACATTGAAGGAATTGGTCATGCTTCCATTACAAAGGCCGGAGCTTTTCTGCAAGGGGCAATTAACCAAG CCTTGCAAAGGCATCCTGTTATTTGGCCCCCCTGGAACAGGCAAGACAATGCTTGCAAAGGCTGTGGCTACAGAAGCTGGTGCAAACTTCATCAACATATCCATGTCAAGTATCACATCTAAG TGGTTTGGTGAGGGTGAGAAGTATGTGAAAGCTGTTTTCTCGCTAGCTAGTAAAATTGCCCCTAgtgttgtatttgttgatgaa GTTGACAGCATGTTGGGACGGCGGGAAAATCCAGGGGAGCATGAGGCAATGCGTAagatgaaaaatgaatttatGGTAAATTGGGATGGTTTACGAACAAAAGAAGCAGAACGAGTTCTAGTACTGGCAGCGACAAATAGGCCTTTTGACCTTGATGAGGCCGTCATTCGAAGGTTGCCGCGCAG GTTGATGGTAAATTTGCCAGATGCTCCAAATAGAGCAAAGATATTAAAAGTCATACTAGCAAAAGAAGACTTATCTCCCAGTATTGACTTTGATGCAATTGCGAGCATGACAGATGGATATTCTGGAAGTGACCTTAAG AATCTGTGTGTAACTGCTGCACATCGTCCAATCAAAGAGATTttggagaaggaaaaaaag GAGCATGCTGTAGCTGTGGCAGAAGGTAAACCTGCTCCAGCTTTGAGTGGCAGTGCTGATATACGGTCTTTGAACATGGATGATTTCAAAGATGCTCATGAGCGG GTATGTGCTAGTGTTTCATCGGAGTCCGTCAACATGACTGAGCTTTTACAATGGAATGAACTATACGGCGAAGGGGGTTCTAGAAGAAAGAAGGCCCTTAGCTACTTCATGTGA
- the LOC18778019 gene encoding uncharacterized protein LOC18778019 isoform X3, giving the protein MVSTRRSGSLSGNNSKRSSSSEDKPPSPKRHKVENGGASEKVTPEVDNSKELCTPPPAAADPGECGLGDVPAAGDGVTSGKTDAATQAVSVTPPIAEGSTPVVEKPRSAFSSWSFYQKQSPSFETSTPWCKLLSQSGQNLNIPISTMNFTIGANRQCNFTLKDQTISGFLCKIRRTQREGGAVAVLESTGSKGSVQVNGTNVKKGNSCMLNPGDEVVFGSLGNHAYIFQLLLTEAAVKSSEVQSGIGKFLHMERRAGDPSAVAGASILASLSLRPEPSRWKPAAQTTSKVHPGADVPAQSVVQDGNEVELDGLESSSTPNRPADKAEDIGAIDKNLTLDSNHDSGIEVLEERNEWARDSQSASTSGMSLRCAVFKDGIHAGILDGKSIDVSFDNFPYYLSENTKNVLIAASFIHLKHKEHVKYTSELTTVNPRILLSGPAGSEIYQEMLAKALAQYFGAKLLIFDSHSFLGGLSSKEAELLKDGFNAEKLCSLTKQSPTPTDVAKNTDASASETEAPSSSNAPSNGLESQPKMEIDTIPSSSGTSKNFLFKIGDRVKFIGSSSGALYTAASSSRGPASGTRGEVVLLFEDNPLSKVGIRFDKPIPDGVDLGGLCKGNGFFCNVSDLRLENNGVEDLDKLLINTLFEAVLSESRSSPFILFMKDAEKSLVGNSDSFSTFRARLDKLPDNVVVIGSHTHTDNRKEKSHPGGLLFTKFGSNQTALLDLAFPDSFGRLHERGKEVPKATKLLTKLFPNKVTIHMPQDEALLVSWKQQLDRDAETLKMKGNLNLLRTVLGRCGIECEGLETLCIKDQTLTNESSEKVVGWALSHHLMQNPEADPQEKVVLSGESIQYGLEILQAIQNETKSLKKSLKDVVTENEFEKRLLADVIPPSDIGVTFDDIGALENVKDTLKELVMLPLQRPELFCKGQLTKPCKGILLFGPPGTGKTMLAKAVATEAGANFINISMSSITSKWFGEGEKYVKAVFSLASKIAPSVVFVDEVDSMLGRRENPGEHEAMRKMKNEFMVNWDGLRTKEAERVLVLAATNRPFDLDEAVIRRLPRRLMVNLPDAPNRAKILKVILAKEDLSPSIDFDAIASMTDGYSGSDLKNLCVTAAHRPIKEILEKEKKEHAVAVAEGKPAPALSGSADIRSLNMDDFKDAHERVCASVSSESVNMTELLQWNELYGEGGSRRKKALSYFM; this is encoded by the exons atGGTTTCAACGAGGCGAAGTGGATCTCTCTCTGGAAATAACAGCAAACGATCGTCGTCTTCCGAGGACAAGCCTCCGTCACCAAAACGACATAAG GTCGAAAATGGCGGTGCTTCAGAGAAAGTGACGCCGGAGGTGGATAATTCGAAGGAGCTCTGTACGCCTCCTCCGGCGGCAGCCGATCCCGGAGAATGTGGTCTCGGCGATGTCCCGGCCGCCGGAGACGGCGTAACTTCTGGTAAGACCGACGCTGCTACGCAAGCTGTCTCGGTCACGCCGCCGATCGCCGAAG GGTCTACGCCTGTGGTGGAAAAGCCGAGGAGCGCATTTTCGTCCTGGAGTTTTTATCAGAAGCAGAGTCCTAGTTTCGAGACATCGACACCTTGGTGCAAGCTTTTGTCACAGTCTGGACAG AACCTAAATATTCCTATTAGCACAATGAATTTCACAATTGGTGCAAACAGACAGTGCAATTTTACTTTGAAGGATCAGACCATTAGTGGGTTTCTGTGCAAGATCAGGCGCACGCAG CGTGAGGGCGGTGCTGTAGCTGTTCTAGAAAGTACGGGAAGCAAGGGATCAGTGCAGGTAAACGGGACAAATGTCAAGAAAGGCAACAGCTGTATGCTTAACCCGGGTGATGAAGTGGTCTTTGGTTCGCTGGGCAACCATGCTTAT ATTTTTCAACTACTTCTGACTGAGGCTGCAGTTAAGAGTTCAGAGGTTCAAAGTGGTATTGGAAAATTTCTGCACATGGAAAGGAGGGCAGGAGATCCTTCAGCTGTGGCTGGGGCTTCCATACTGGCTTCTCTTAGTTTGAGGCCGGAACCATCACGATGGAAGCCTGCAGCTCAGACCACCAGTAAAGTTCACCCAGGTGCTGATGTACCAGCTCAGTCTGTTGTTCAAGATGGTAACGAAGTTGAGCTCGATGGCCTGGAAAGCAGCTCGACTCCGAACAGACCGGCTGACAAAGCTGAAGATATTGGAGCAATAGACAAGAATCTTACTCTGGACTCCAACCACGATTCTGGAATAGAG GTATTGGAAGAAAGAAACGAGTGGGCGAGGGATTCGCAGTCAGCATCAACGTCAGGCATGTCTCTTCGGTGTGCTGTATTTAAAGACGGCATTCATGCAGGCATTCTCGATGGAAAAAGCATAGATGTTTCCTTTGATAACTTCCCATACTATTTGAg TGAGAATACGAAGAATGTGCTGATTGCAGCTTCCTTTATACATTTGAAACATAAGGAACATGTGAAGTATACCTCAGAGCTTACTACTGTGAACCCTCGCATTTTGCTCTCTGGTCCTGCAG GGTCTGAGATATATCAGGAAATGCTGGCAAAGGCCCTTGCACAATATTTTGGGGCTAAGTTGCTCATATTTGATAGCCACTCATTTTTGGGT GGTTTATCATCAAAGGAAGCTGAGCTGCTGAAGGATGGATTTAATGCAGAAAAGCTCTGCAGCTTGACCAAACAAAGCCCCACACCCACAGATGTGGCTAAAAACACTGATGCATCAGCTTCCGAAACAGAAGCACCGAGCTCTTCAAATGCACCTTCGAATGGCCTGGAATCCCAACCAAAGATGGAGATTGACACCATCCCCTCTTCCTCAGGGACATCGAAGAATTTCTTGTTTAAAATAG GTGACAGAGTAAAATTTATTGGGTCATCTTCCGGTGCCTTGTATACCGCAGCATCTTCTTCACG GGGCCCAGCAAGTGGAACCCGGGGAGAGGTTGTACTGCTTTTTGAGGACAATCCTCTGTCAAAAGTTGGCATAAGGTTTGATAAACCAATACCTGATGGTGTTGATCTTGGGGGTCTATGCAAAGGAAATGGATTTTTCTGCAATG tcTCTGATCTTCGACTGGAAAACAATGGTGTGGAAGATTTGGACAAGTTACTTATCAACACATTGTTTGAG gCTGTACTCAGTGAGAGCAGGAGTTCTCCTTTCATTTTGTTCATGAAAGATGCTGAGAAGTCCCTTGTAGGAAATTCAGATTCATTTTCCACATTCAGAGCCAGACTTGATAAGCTTCCAGATAATGTGGTTGTCATTGGTTCTCATACTCATACTGACAATCGTAAGGAGAAG TCACACCCTGGTGGTCTGCTTTTCACGAAGTTTGGTAGCAATCAAACTGCTCTTCTTGATTTGGCTTTCCCG GATAGTTTTGGAAGACTACatgagagagggaaagaggtTCCCAAGGCAACAAAACTTCTGACCAAACTCTTTCCTAACAAAGTAACCATTCATATGCCGCAG GATGAAGCACTTCTTGTCTCATGGAAGCAACAACTGGATCGAGATGCTGAAACCCTTAAAATGAAGGGAAACCTGAATCTCTTGCGCACT GTTCTCGGTCGATGTGGAATTGAATGTGAAGGACTCGAGACTCTATGCATCAAGGATCAAACACTTACTAATGAAA GTTCAGAGAAGGTAGTTGGATGGGCTTTAAGCCATCATTTAATGCAGAATCCTGAAGCTGATCCACAAGAAAAAGTAGTTTTGTCCGGTGAGAG CATCCAGTACGGACTTGAAATTTTACAGGCTATCCAGAATGAAACGAAGAGCTTGAAGAAGTCACTTAAG GATGTTGTAACtgaaaatgaatttgagaAAAGGCTTTTGGCTGATGTTATTCCTCCTAGTGACATTGGAGTTACGTTTGATGATATTGGAGCCCTTGAAAATGTGAAGGATACATTGAAGGAATTGGTCATGCTTCCATTACAAAGGCCGGAGCTTTTCTGCAAGGGGCAATTAACCAAG CCTTGCAAAGGCATCCTGTTATTTGGCCCCCCTGGAACAGGCAAGACAATGCTTGCAAAGGCTGTGGCTACAGAAGCTGGTGCAAACTTCATCAACATATCCATGTCAAGTATCACATCTAAG TGGTTTGGTGAGGGTGAGAAGTATGTGAAAGCTGTTTTCTCGCTAGCTAGTAAAATTGCCCCTAgtgttgtatttgttgatgaa GTTGACAGCATGTTGGGACGGCGGGAAAATCCAGGGGAGCATGAGGCAATGCGTAagatgaaaaatgaatttatGGTAAATTGGGATGGTTTACGAACAAAAGAAGCAGAACGAGTTCTAGTACTGGCAGCGACAAATAGGCCTTTTGACCTTGATGAGGCCGTCATTCGAAGGTTGCCGCGCAG GTTGATGGTAAATTTGCCAGATGCTCCAAATAGAGCAAAGATATTAAAAGTCATACTAGCAAAAGAAGACTTATCTCCCAGTATTGACTTTGATGCAATTGCGAGCATGACAGATGGATATTCTGGAAGTGACCTTAAG AATCTGTGTGTAACTGCTGCACATCGTCCAATCAAAGAGATTttggagaaggaaaaaaag GAGCATGCTGTAGCTGTGGCAGAAGGTAAACCTGCTCCAGCTTTGAGTGGCAGTGCTGATATACGGTCTTTGAACATGGATGATTTCAAAGATGCTCATGAGCGG GTATGTGCTAGTGTTTCATCGGAGTCCGTCAACATGACTGAGCTTTTACAATGGAATGAACTATACGGCGAAGGGGGTTCTAGAAGAAAGAAGGCCCTTAGCTACTTCATGTGA
- the LOC18778019 gene encoding uncharacterized protein LOC18778019 isoform X1 produces the protein MVSTRRSGSLSGNNSKRSSSSEDKPPSPKRHKVENGGASEKVTPEVDNSKELCTPPPAAADPGECGLGDVPAAGDGVTSGKTDAATQAVSVTPPIAEGSTPVVEKPRSAFSSWSFYQKQSPSFETSTPWCKLLSQSGQNLNIPISTMNFTIGANRQCNFTLKDQTISGFLCKIRRTQREGGAVAVLESTGSKGSVQVNGTNVKKGNSCMLNPGDEVVFGSLGNHAYIFQLLLTEAAVKSSEVQSGIGKFLHMERRAGDPSAVAGASILASLSLRPEPSRWKPAAQTTSKVHPGADVPAQSVVQDGNEVELDGLESSSTPNRPADKAEDIGAIDKNLTLDSNHDSGIEAGNVKLSGMNDLLRPLLRMLARSSSCKLKLSKGICKQVLEERNEWARDSQSASTSGMSLRCAVFKDGIHAGILDGKSIDVSFDNFPYYLSENTKNVLIAASFIHLKHKEHVKYTSELTTVNPRILLSGPAGSEIYQEMLAKALAQYFGAKLLIFDSHSFLGGLSSKEAELLKDGFNAEKLCSLTKQSPTPTDVAKNTDASASETEAPSSSNAPSNGLESQPKMEIDTIPSSSGTSKNFLFKIGDRVKFIGSSSGALYTAASSSRGPASGTRGEVVLLFEDNPLSKVGIRFDKPIPDGVDLGGLCKGNGFFCNVSDLRLENNGVEDLDKLLINTLFEAVLSESRSSPFILFMKDAEKSLVGNSDSFSTFRARLDKLPDNVVVIGSHTHTDNRKEKSHPGGLLFTKFGSNQTALLDLAFPDSFGRLHERGKEVPKATKLLTKLFPNKVTIHMPQDEALLVSWKQQLDRDAETLKMKGNLNLLRTVLGRCGIECEGLETLCIKDQTLTNESSEKVVGWALSHHLMQNPEADPQEKVVLSGESIQYGLEILQAIQNETKSLKKSLKDVVTENEFEKRLLADVIPPSDIGVTFDDIGALENVKDTLKELVMLPLQRPELFCKGQLTKPCKGILLFGPPGTGKTMLAKAVATEAGANFINISMSSITSKWFGEGEKYVKAVFSLASKIAPSVVFVDEVDSMLGRRENPGEHEAMRKMKNEFMVNWDGLRTKEAERVLVLAATNRPFDLDEAVIRRLPRRLMVNLPDAPNRAKILKVILAKEDLSPSIDFDAIASMTDGYSGSDLKNLCVTAAHRPIKEILEKEKKEHAVAVAEGKPAPALSGSADIRSLNMDDFKDAHERVCASVSSESVNMTELLQWNELYGEGGSRRKKALSYFM, from the exons atGGTTTCAACGAGGCGAAGTGGATCTCTCTCTGGAAATAACAGCAAACGATCGTCGTCTTCCGAGGACAAGCCTCCGTCACCAAAACGACATAAG GTCGAAAATGGCGGTGCTTCAGAGAAAGTGACGCCGGAGGTGGATAATTCGAAGGAGCTCTGTACGCCTCCTCCGGCGGCAGCCGATCCCGGAGAATGTGGTCTCGGCGATGTCCCGGCCGCCGGAGACGGCGTAACTTCTGGTAAGACCGACGCTGCTACGCAAGCTGTCTCGGTCACGCCGCCGATCGCCGAAG GGTCTACGCCTGTGGTGGAAAAGCCGAGGAGCGCATTTTCGTCCTGGAGTTTTTATCAGAAGCAGAGTCCTAGTTTCGAGACATCGACACCTTGGTGCAAGCTTTTGTCACAGTCTGGACAG AACCTAAATATTCCTATTAGCACAATGAATTTCACAATTGGTGCAAACAGACAGTGCAATTTTACTTTGAAGGATCAGACCATTAGTGGGTTTCTGTGCAAGATCAGGCGCACGCAG CGTGAGGGCGGTGCTGTAGCTGTTCTAGAAAGTACGGGAAGCAAGGGATCAGTGCAGGTAAACGGGACAAATGTCAAGAAAGGCAACAGCTGTATGCTTAACCCGGGTGATGAAGTGGTCTTTGGTTCGCTGGGCAACCATGCTTAT ATTTTTCAACTACTTCTGACTGAGGCTGCAGTTAAGAGTTCAGAGGTTCAAAGTGGTATTGGAAAATTTCTGCACATGGAAAGGAGGGCAGGAGATCCTTCAGCTGTGGCTGGGGCTTCCATACTGGCTTCTCTTAGTTTGAGGCCGGAACCATCACGATGGAAGCCTGCAGCTCAGACCACCAGTAAAGTTCACCCAGGTGCTGATGTACCAGCTCAGTCTGTTGTTCAAGATGGTAACGAAGTTGAGCTCGATGGCCTGGAAAGCAGCTCGACTCCGAACAGACCGGCTGACAAAGCTGAAGATATTGGAGCAATAGACAAGAATCTTACTCTGGACTCCAACCACGATTCTGGAATAGAGGCAGGCAATGTAAAACTCTCTGGGATGAATGATTTGCTAAGGCCTTTATTGAGGATGTTAGCTCGATCATCTAGTTGTAAACTAAAATTGAGCAAAGGTATCTGTAAACAGGTATTGGAAGAAAGAAACGAGTGGGCGAGGGATTCGCAGTCAGCATCAACGTCAGGCATGTCTCTTCGGTGTGCTGTATTTAAAGACGGCATTCATGCAGGCATTCTCGATGGAAAAAGCATAGATGTTTCCTTTGATAACTTCCCATACTATTTGAg TGAGAATACGAAGAATGTGCTGATTGCAGCTTCCTTTATACATTTGAAACATAAGGAACATGTGAAGTATACCTCAGAGCTTACTACTGTGAACCCTCGCATTTTGCTCTCTGGTCCTGCAG GGTCTGAGATATATCAGGAAATGCTGGCAAAGGCCCTTGCACAATATTTTGGGGCTAAGTTGCTCATATTTGATAGCCACTCATTTTTGGGT GGTTTATCATCAAAGGAAGCTGAGCTGCTGAAGGATGGATTTAATGCAGAAAAGCTCTGCAGCTTGACCAAACAAAGCCCCACACCCACAGATGTGGCTAAAAACACTGATGCATCAGCTTCCGAAACAGAAGCACCGAGCTCTTCAAATGCACCTTCGAATGGCCTGGAATCCCAACCAAAGATGGAGATTGACACCATCCCCTCTTCCTCAGGGACATCGAAGAATTTCTTGTTTAAAATAG GTGACAGAGTAAAATTTATTGGGTCATCTTCCGGTGCCTTGTATACCGCAGCATCTTCTTCACG GGGCCCAGCAAGTGGAACCCGGGGAGAGGTTGTACTGCTTTTTGAGGACAATCCTCTGTCAAAAGTTGGCATAAGGTTTGATAAACCAATACCTGATGGTGTTGATCTTGGGGGTCTATGCAAAGGAAATGGATTTTTCTGCAATG tcTCTGATCTTCGACTGGAAAACAATGGTGTGGAAGATTTGGACAAGTTACTTATCAACACATTGTTTGAG gCTGTACTCAGTGAGAGCAGGAGTTCTCCTTTCATTTTGTTCATGAAAGATGCTGAGAAGTCCCTTGTAGGAAATTCAGATTCATTTTCCACATTCAGAGCCAGACTTGATAAGCTTCCAGATAATGTGGTTGTCATTGGTTCTCATACTCATACTGACAATCGTAAGGAGAAG TCACACCCTGGTGGTCTGCTTTTCACGAAGTTTGGTAGCAATCAAACTGCTCTTCTTGATTTGGCTTTCCCG GATAGTTTTGGAAGACTACatgagagagggaaagaggtTCCCAAGGCAACAAAACTTCTGACCAAACTCTTTCCTAACAAAGTAACCATTCATATGCCGCAG GATGAAGCACTTCTTGTCTCATGGAAGCAACAACTGGATCGAGATGCTGAAACCCTTAAAATGAAGGGAAACCTGAATCTCTTGCGCACT GTTCTCGGTCGATGTGGAATTGAATGTGAAGGACTCGAGACTCTATGCATCAAGGATCAAACACTTACTAATGAAA GTTCAGAGAAGGTAGTTGGATGGGCTTTAAGCCATCATTTAATGCAGAATCCTGAAGCTGATCCACAAGAAAAAGTAGTTTTGTCCGGTGAGAG CATCCAGTACGGACTTGAAATTTTACAGGCTATCCAGAATGAAACGAAGAGCTTGAAGAAGTCACTTAAG GATGTTGTAACtgaaaatgaatttgagaAAAGGCTTTTGGCTGATGTTATTCCTCCTAGTGACATTGGAGTTACGTTTGATGATATTGGAGCCCTTGAAAATGTGAAGGATACATTGAAGGAATTGGTCATGCTTCCATTACAAAGGCCGGAGCTTTTCTGCAAGGGGCAATTAACCAAG CCTTGCAAAGGCATCCTGTTATTTGGCCCCCCTGGAACAGGCAAGACAATGCTTGCAAAGGCTGTGGCTACAGAAGCTGGTGCAAACTTCATCAACATATCCATGTCAAGTATCACATCTAAG TGGTTTGGTGAGGGTGAGAAGTATGTGAAAGCTGTTTTCTCGCTAGCTAGTAAAATTGCCCCTAgtgttgtatttgttgatgaa GTTGACAGCATGTTGGGACGGCGGGAAAATCCAGGGGAGCATGAGGCAATGCGTAagatgaaaaatgaatttatGGTAAATTGGGATGGTTTACGAACAAAAGAAGCAGAACGAGTTCTAGTACTGGCAGCGACAAATAGGCCTTTTGACCTTGATGAGGCCGTCATTCGAAGGTTGCCGCGCAG GTTGATGGTAAATTTGCCAGATGCTCCAAATAGAGCAAAGATATTAAAAGTCATACTAGCAAAAGAAGACTTATCTCCCAGTATTGACTTTGATGCAATTGCGAGCATGACAGATGGATATTCTGGAAGTGACCTTAAG AATCTGTGTGTAACTGCTGCACATCGTCCAATCAAAGAGATTttggagaaggaaaaaaag GAGCATGCTGTAGCTGTGGCAGAAGGTAAACCTGCTCCAGCTTTGAGTGGCAGTGCTGATATACGGTCTTTGAACATGGATGATTTCAAAGATGCTCATGAGCGG GTATGTGCTAGTGTTTCATCGGAGTCCGTCAACATGACTGAGCTTTTACAATGGAATGAACTATACGGCGAAGGGGGTTCTAGAAGAAAGAAGGCCCTTAGCTACTTCATGTGA